One genomic window of Gossypium hirsutum isolate 1008001.06 chromosome D11, Gossypium_hirsutum_v2.1, whole genome shotgun sequence includes the following:
- the LOC107917482 gene encoding putative disease resistance protein RGA3 → MADAFVSALVNTILDNLTSLSLEQFGLAGSLKTELDCLESTLSTIQAVLLDTEKKQWKSEAIKNWLGKLKQAAYHLEDVLDDFKEEARNRSLRKDARSKVSTFFSPRNPLVFRLQMARKFKNAREKLNAIAEEKSKFHLREGVGEAEIEQNDAGKPAPLWTSLKY, encoded by the coding sequence ATGGCGGACGCATTTGTTTCGGCTCTTGTGAATACCATCTTGGACAACTTGACCTCCTTGTCCCTGGAGCAGTTCGGCCTTGCTGGCAGCCTTAAAACAGAGCTTGACTGTCTGGAGAGCACTCTATCTACAATCCAAGCCGTGCTCCTTGATACCGAGAAGAAGCAGTGGAAGAGTGAAGCTATCAAGAACTGGCTTGGAAAGCTCAAACAAGCAGCTTATCATCTGGAAGATGTGCTCGATGACTTCAAAGAAGAAGCTCGGAACCGTAGCCTGCGTAAGGATGCAAGAAGCAAGGTATCCACTTTCTTTTCTCCTCGGAACCCACTTGTGTTTCGGTTACAAATGGCACGTAAATTTAAGAATGCTAGAGAGAAATTAAATGCCATTGCTGAGGAGAAAAGCAAGTTCCACTTGAGAGAGGGTGTAGGAGAAGCTGAGATTGAGCAGAATGATGCAGGCAAACCAGCTCCCTTGTGGACGAGTCTGAAATACTAG